The nucleotide sequence GGCGCAGCGGAGTTAGCGGCAATCTTAGGGAAGGACTGTGATTAATCCGCACGATCGCCGAGTCCACCGTCCAATCCGCTTGATACAGAGTTACCCCCTTGTATTTGAGCGGCTGGTTGACAAAAATCGTTTTGCGCTGCGCCTCTTCGCCCCCATCCAGAATGGATAGATCGGAATAAAACTGCTTGATGCGGCCATCCTCGGCGTAGTCAATCCAAAAGCGATTGACGTGGATTTGCCAATCGGGCAGCGCCTGTTGGGCCAACGCCCCCCTCTCGATCGTCCGTTGAATTCCGGCTGTGCTGCCGCTCGGAACGATTAGCTGGGTTTTAAAGCCAGTCAGAGACCCCCAGATGGCCCCTGCCAGAATCAGCAACATACTGGCGTGAACGACAATCGGACCAATTTTGCCGATGATGCCTTTGCGGGCGTAGAGCTTGTCTCCATCGCGAAAGGTGAGATAGCGCTGCTGCTGCAGTTGGGTTTCGAGCGCATCCAGCTTTGGACGGGTCAGAGTGGCGCTGAGGGCTAATTTGCGGAAGGATTGCGGACGGGTGTAGTAGCTCCAGCGGCGGGCTACTTTGAGCATGGGCCACTGGCGCGTGAAGGTGCAGGCTGCCAGACTCGACCCAAACAGAATTAAAAGGGCCAGAAACCAGGCGGAGCTATAAACCCGATTGAGCCCCAAGCCCAGCAGCACTTTCCAGGTCAGAAAGCCAAATTTCGCAGGCACTTCGGGGTAAAAGTTTTGGTAATACGCTAGGGTTTCACCCTGTTCGATAAAGGTGCCGGTGGCAGAGGCGATCGCGATAACGATCAGTAGGGCGATCGCCAATTTGAGATCCGCCAACAGCGGCAACAGTTCGTGGCGAAAATAGCGCGAAATTGCTTTCATAAACCTGTCAGAGATAAATTGTCCCGCAATCGAAACCTGCTGTCTCAAGCCAGTTGCGTCAAAATTGAGAGGGTGCCAAATCCGACTAATAGCCCTCCACTGCCGTAGGTGAGCCAGCGGGACCAACTGCGCGCCGACAATAATTGTTTGAGCAGACCGGTAAACGTGCCAGCAACGATCAGCGGCGAAACCAGCCCCAGCGCATACACCAACAACAATCCGCCCCCCAGCGTGGGATTGCCGCTCGTGGAGACCCAACCCAATAGTGCCACCAGTACGGGGGTGCTGCAGGGGGAGGCAATCAACCCGAACGTCAGCCCCAGTAGCACAGACCGCAAAGCAGTAGGCCATTGCTGGGGAATTTCTTTGTCGGCCAGCCAATTGGGAAATTGCAGTGGCAGGATTTCCAGTAGATTGAGGCCCATGGCGATCGCCACTCCCCCCATCAGCAGCGGCCAAAAATTGCCCACCTGACCGTAGATGCGACCTAGCAGTGCTGCAGAGAGCCCCAAGGCAGATAGCGTCACGGCCAATCCCAGCGCAAACCAGATCGATTGCACCGTCGCCTGCCACCGCTGTTGCGTTTCGCTATAGCCACCGATATACCCCACCGTAATGGGCAGCATCGACAACATGCAGGGGGACAGACTGGTGACCAATCCCGCTCCAAACACCACAGCCAGACTGACAGGTGTCAAATGAATCAGTTGAGCGCGAACTAATCCGTCCGCCCATCCTTCTGTTTGGTAAAGCCAAAGCTGCAACGGGTCCCACATGGGTTTGGCGCATCAGTGTACTGCAGTTTTGAGTCTAGCAGGGGAGCCGCGATCGCAAGACCCCCAGGCGATCGCGCAGAAGGACATCTCCACCGCAAAACTGCTGGGGGGCAAGGGATGCTGAAACCTCCATCAATCCCCTTAAGGTAATCTGCAAGCCCGAACTTTCAGGGTTATTACGTATCTTCGAAACCAAAAATGGCAGATGTACCGATCGTTTTCCCCATCACTTTGTTCAAACTACAACTAAGACAAGCAATGAATGCGTCAATCATGATTCTTTTTGATACTCATTCCCTGTCCTCGAACAGTCATTTAATTCTCAGGACCATGCAATTACCCTCTAAAATCCGTCCCTGCCGACAAGCAACCAATGGCTTTACCCTAATTGAACTACTGGCGGTCACTGTTGTCTTGGGAGTCCTCTCAGCCGTCGCAGTCCCAGTGTTGGCCAACAACATAGAACGGGCTAGAGTTGCTGCGACCGCGAGCGAGATGAAGAGCTTTGCCGATGGCATCTACACGTATGCATTGCTGACGGGAGCCTACCCCAACGACTCTCACAATGCGATTCCACCAGGCACTGAAGGATACATCAACGATGTGGCCTTCCTTCAAGATGCTCCCATCGGCGGACGATATAACTGGGAGGGAACAAATAGTATTTACGACTATGTGGGTGTTGCTCTGGATAATTCCCCTGCCCCGAATAATGTTTTAGTGATGCTCGATGAAGCTCTCGATGACGGCAACTTAACTAGCGGTCGCTTTAGGAATGATGGTCCTAGCGGACGACCGACATTGATTGTGGAAGAATGCGGTACTGGCCTCGCGCCTGCCTGCTAGGCGAATGATTTGCGACAAAGTCCAGGGATGAAACAGGCAAACGGGGCTGATTATTGCCCCGTTTTTCGTGCTTTGGTAGTAGGCTTGACATGAATTGGGGCTGGCGAGATCGCTTTGGGTCCGGTTTAGACCTGCGGTATTCTGATAGCTCCATCGATTTGCAAGCGAGGAAAGATTCTTGAGCACTAGTACTGGGGCGATCGAGTCAACTACACCATCTCCCGTCACAACTGCGAATCGGACAGAGTTGCAAGAGGAGAAGAACCCACGCTCGCCCCTGCCGGTTTTATTGGTGGGCCACGGTTCCCGCGATCCGCAGGGTCGTCAGGCCATTCTCGATTTGGCTGCAGCCTACGCTCAATTCGATCTCAGCCGCCCGGTGATTCCTTGCTTTCTCGAATTGACCGAGCCCACCATTGCCGATGGTGTGGCAGAGTGCGATCGCCTCGGGCTGCACGAAGCTGTTGCACTGCCCGTATTGTTATTTGGGGCGCGTCATAACAAATTCGATATCACCAACGAACTCGATGCCCTCCAGCGCCAACATCCCCATATGACCTTCTACTACGGCGCGCCGATGGGGATTTCGACGGACTTATTGGATCTGCTGCGGCAGCGCCTCGCACAGGTGGAGGCGGGCCTGCCCCCCTTGCCCAAACAGGACACCGTGTTGCTATTTGTGGGTCGGGGCTCCAGCGACCCCGAAGCCAATAGCGAAGCCTATAAGTTAGCGCGTCTGTTGTGGGAAGGGTCGGGCTATCGCTCTGTGGAAATCTGCTTTGTGGGTATTACCCACCCTCGCCTGGAGGCGGGCTTCGATCGCGCCCTCAGCTTCCAACCCAGGCGCATTCTCGTCGTACCTTACTTCCTTTTCACGGGGGTATTGGTGAAGAAAATTCAAGCGGCAACAGTCGCCCGCGATCGCGCACATCCCGATGTCGAGATGGTCTGCTTGCCAGAATTGGGAATTGCACCTGCAGTACTGCAGTCACTGTACCGACGCGAGCGGGAAGCGCAGGCGGGCGAAGTCCGCATGAATTGTCACCTGTGCAAATTTCGCATTGCCGCTAGCGAGGCGTTGAGTCCGGGCGCTCTCCACCACCATCACAACCTCAGTTCTCACAGCCACGGCCCCCATCGCCACGATTGCGATGGCGAAGCGGTTGTGGATCCATATGCTGCCCCAATTCACTACCATCAACGGGTTTGGCAGCTTCCTTAACCCGCCTGGGTGGCGCTAGGGCGATCGCATCGAACGGTATTCGCCAATTGACTGACCGGTTTGTACGAACCTCCAGAACTACAGGTTCGTGATAAGACATTAGAGT is from Synechococcus sp. PCC 7336 and encodes:
- a CDS encoding cytochrome c biogenesis protein CcdA yields the protein MWDPLQLWLYQTEGWADGLVRAQLIHLTPVSLAVVFGAGLVTSLSPCMLSMLPITVGYIGGYSETQQRWQATVQSIWFALGLAVTLSALGLSAALLGRIYGQVGNFWPLLMGGVAIAMGLNLLEILPLQFPNWLADKEIPQQWPTALRSVLLGLTFGLIASPCSTPVLVALLGWVSTSGNPTLGGGLLLVYALGLVSPLIVAGTFTGLLKQLLSARSWSRWLTYGSGGLLVGFGTLSILTQLA
- a CDS encoding cytochrome c biogenesis protein — its product is MKAISRYFRHELLPLLADLKLAIALLIVIAIASATGTFIEQGETLAYYQNFYPEVPAKFGFLTWKVLLGLGLNRVYSSAWFLALLILFGSSLAACTFTRQWPMLKVARRWSYYTRPQSFRKLALSATLTRPKLDALETQLQQQRYLTFRDGDKLYARKGIIGKIGPIVVHASMLLILAGAIWGSLTGFKTQLIVPSGSTAGIQRTIERGALAQQALPDWQIHVNRFWIDYAEDGRIKQFYSDLSILDGGEEAQRKTIFVNQPLKYKGVTLYQADWTVDSAIVRINHSPSLRLPLTPLRQPGDNKLWGTFIPTKPDLSEGLTMLVPDFQGTVLIYGKDGNLVGPMRAGSSFDVAGQTIYLDDLIGATGLQIKSDPGIPIVYTGFGLLMVAVLMSYVSHSQIWALQTESELYIGGKTNRALVTFEREFCRILDRLSIDPPVTVENNVGVEPAAIAQE
- a CDS encoding type II secretion system protein; amino-acid sequence: MQLPSKIRPCRQATNGFTLIELLAVTVVLGVLSAVAVPVLANNIERARVAATASEMKSFADGIYTYALLTGAYPNDSHNAIPPGTEGYINDVAFLQDAPIGGRYNWEGTNSIYDYVGVALDNSPAPNNVLVMLDEALDDGNLTSGRFRNDGPSGRPTLIVEECGTGLAPAC
- a CDS encoding sirohydrochlorin chelatase, coding for MSTSTGAIESTTPSPVTTANRTELQEEKNPRSPLPVLLVGHGSRDPQGRQAILDLAAAYAQFDLSRPVIPCFLELTEPTIADGVAECDRLGLHEAVALPVLLFGARHNKFDITNELDALQRQHPHMTFYYGAPMGISTDLLDLLRQRLAQVEAGLPPLPKQDTVLLFVGRGSSDPEANSEAYKLARLLWEGSGYRSVEICFVGITHPRLEAGFDRALSFQPRRILVVPYFLFTGVLVKKIQAATVARDRAHPDVEMVCLPELGIAPAVLQSLYRREREAQAGEVRMNCHLCKFRIAASEALSPGALHHHHNLSSHSHGPHRHDCDGEAVVDPYAAPIHYHQRVWQLP